The region TTTTTTTATAATGTTGATGGAGTAAGGAAAAAAGTAATTTGTTGAATATTTGCTGCTTTGGGTTATTCTTGTTTGtattttttcttggaatttttgaatttttctgctGCGGCATTACTTTGTGCAATGTTAGAAAACTTGAGAAAGAAAACCCAAGAAAGAAAGTGAAAGAACCCAAGTCTTGATTTACGTTGGCTGCGGAACGGAGGTTGGGGTGGGTGGTGGTGGGGGAATCTTACAGCCCCCAAATGATTTTAAAGGAaaatcataattttagggtaaaatattCATAATgttgaggtaaaattcataatgttAGGGCTAAATTTATAATTTCTAAGTAAAATTCATAATTCCCAGGTATAATTCATGTAAGATGCAGGTATTTCACAAGTTACCGCGCTTCTCGCGGGAAGGGGATACCatcccgcacccaccccctcaGCGTTCCGTGCCTCATTTTGATGGCCCCACCAATATTGTAAATCTTCGGGAGAGTCTGcatttgggctatttcatttaaaatccacaccccaccTGTTATTGTGCTCTCGTTCAAAATACATGGTGCCCCGTGAACAAAAGTTTTAATTGGGTATCGcagtaataataatatcaattgtTGCAGTTAACATTTTTTTTCACGCAAAGTGACTATTGAGTGCAGCATTTTTAAAAACCATCTACTACTTAAAATATGGGACCTGCATGCCTATCCTGACAGTAGAGAATAATAAAAACTAAATTTCTTATTGTTCCAACAATATGCATACCTGTATCAATTATTCATAACAAGTGGTCGAGCAGCAGAATTTGTAAGGAACTCGGATGTTATTCTGCGACGTCACAATAAAACTCTCCTCCGACAGATGTATGAAACATTCGTCGCCATCTGCCGCATCAGATGGTATGCCGATATCCACGTTATCATCATGACATTCAACACTAGGGGGCTCGATAGGTGTTTGGGTGCTGATGCGGGGAGGCTCGGTGGGAGACTTGGTGGTGTGTGGATGCATGGTAGGAAAAGATGGACGTGTAATTGCCGGTCGATCTGTATAGATATAGAAATATAAAGAAGTAGATGTATCAGAGATATCTATACAATACTCATTACCAATGAATGGTATAGTGTATGAGCCTAATCCCCGCAGACGGGTTgtttggtgggtgggtggggtggggggagggGGAAGCCAAAACGTAACATAGATAGTTGACTGCATGGGCTACATAAAAATGCCTAATAGCAATTGAACTAcagtagcttttggcgggaaaaggtcatcgaactttacacaggtttgaattttaaacttgctgcAATTGAGTTAACAACCATTTcaatgtattcctctggtcatgaggATTCAGAAAATGAACAGCTATACCTTTCTACATCATACTAAATTGGatatatctacaactatgagccAACGCCAGTcgtatatttttctgttattatAGACATTAACTAATTATCTAGCTTTTACATGTATTCAATTTTCAGCGAAAAATTTACACAAATTTGCGAAGAGGCGTTCGTTGCTAACGCCATACGGCttacgtattacgacattgtgcggtGGAACGTCATAGTGCCATTCACATCCagactagtctcctacacagccagtttgtttCGTTGCTAACGCTTGttgttcctagtatgttcgttatagccgcatacagtctggcccgcccGTGCTACAggctgagacaaatatatctaaagatatagGAAGCTCaaattgattcaccttgggtgcatcgaaccagagaaaaTTAGACTAGATACTCATCTTCTCTCACCGAacccactttcctcggtattgatatgcaaatacgactggctgtatctattgctCTAAGAATTCAGTCCAGTTTAGCGAtgatttgagttttgcgggctatagacgaatccaatttcacgcattcctacacctcaatggcagccaaagctgggtccccgtcggctccatctcacctaaaatgtgaaatgatgcggccttggatggtattttaaactgcattctatcacccatgttacacgtaTTGCACCACCCAactgggcagttacaacaccagtttggtgctgcggggacccaataatggcagACCAAattctgaccatgacttggctcgttggattcgtctattggaaaatgagtattgtTCACACGTCTCTGATATGTCGAAACATTGGTGTTGGATGGCCCATGAAAGCTGTGGAAGTAATtgtaatggtgtatatttttcgAGCAGCAAGAAATGCCGATTACTACCCagacacaaatatattacaggaaacattttgttcaaaacttactgcaaaacggctaaagtaaaaaaaatgtttacccaataatattttacaataacattttgaatttttctttaaaattgtgtgttatttgtTTTTCAGTACAACACGTTTTCAAAAGGCGTTTTCATGACTCTTGTATGATTAATGGTATCAAAAATGATTtaacatgcattatcatgttttaaaaacattttggttttCGCTGtgtagtatccataagcaaaacatttTGACAACTGTTTAACGAAATAGCAATGGTGATTAACGACGTTACATGAACTGCTGTTGCCCGCCCAAAACAGACATTATTCATATCACGTATGTCGTAAAAACGGCGTGGTGGCCTAGTAgttagagcgtccgcctcacgagagggaggtcgcgggttcgaatcccggccgggccataccaaaagctttaaaaatggtacctgctgccttcttgccaggcgttcggcattgacagaatggagtagggaaagttaaacacatggccACCAGTGGACTAACCCATGCTGTaccttttctgcttgcagacatgtggcctagggttatgaaacggaTATATgcgccgcccaatgggccgaaaggcttgggaaggatttaactttttttaaacttaTGTCGTTAGACGACACGGTCTAGTCTAAACGCCTTTTTACAAGGTGTTTTTCGGACGGCGCATTTGTCACACACatatgaataggcaatctgcccgttcgaactCGCATCGAAATATTTCAAAATCTATTCACCTCATCTCATAGGTCAAATTTTAACAAAccaaattaattttatttcatgTCAGACTCTCCTTGTTCAATGTAGTTACTTTGAATCGCTTCAGAACATGACAAACATGAGATTTTTctacattataattattttggAACGTCATAATTTGGTACCAACCGCAACGTGACCGCCTTATGGAAATTCTACAATGGATTCCCCTCTAGAAGGTATACTAACTGAAATCATAATCCGTACCTATTATCGTCACTGGCCATTCTTTCGGAATAGAATATAATGGACATTCTTTATCTTCGTAGTCCTTGTCAATTGCAACTCCTTCCTCAATACGTAGAGTGTAAGGCAACGCTTGTGCAACTTCATCTATAGGCATATCAAAAGATACATCTTTGCGGCTGAATGTCACTTCGCGTGGATCGGATGAATCCACTCGGCCAACTTCTCTACCTTGGGGGTTTATCAGCCTTATAAATGCCGCTTGCGTCGGAGGTTGAACCTGTGTTTCCAAAACAATCGAAGTGCAAGAATGTACAAAAAAGACTTGAATTACTAAACATTGTTAAGAACGAAAATTAAGCACAGGTGATAAGAcgcgaaaaagaaaagaaaacgacTAGAGAGACGATGGCGGAAATCAAAGTTGCAAATCGACCGTGATCTTTTCAAGGCTCAGCGTCTCCTTGTAAACACATTGATTAATAAAGCAAACTCGTCGTACTACAGGGATCAGATAGTAAACTGTGAAAACACTAAGGAACCGTATAATATTGTCGAATCACTACTCCATCAAAAGGGTAAACCCAAGCTATCATCTCATTCTTCTAATCAAGCATCAACAAATACTTTATTTCAAAAATCACCAACATCCGTGCATCTTTCACGCATGATGACCTTTCTCCAACTCCTGGACTTACTCCGCCATCTATATGTAATTCTACTGTGCCAGAGTTGAACACCTTTTTACCGGCCTCTGAGGATGAAGTTCGCAAATTAGTCATGTCTTCTCCATCTAGGCATTGCCAATTGGATCCAATTCCTACTTCGATTCTCAAGGACCACATTGACCTTCTCCTCCCAACCATCACAAATATTGTAAATTTATCTCTTGAAACATCTACTTTTCCTATGCAATTTAAAAGTGCTGTTGTTAAGCCATTGCTAAAGAAGGCATCTCTTGATTCTGAAAATCTCAGAAATTATCGACATGTATCA is a window of Amphiura filiformis chromosome 2, Afil_fr2py, whole genome shotgun sequence DNA encoding:
- the LOC140145851 gene encoding uncharacterized protein; protein product: MIEDLDQNGNPRSKISLSFLLRISPDTTTCNIPEIKEPKFDCKSIPINKRFEMKVVAEAATESQTIDRIDIHNKLTGMTLSPLRAVDGYTLRKSRKLTWIPTRDQIDPVPHILNFFAVDTAGISSGWKNVNLKVVDTVYLYPVKAKSYPTDGQVVNLTENWRIRFNRKVQPPTQAAFIRLINPQGREVGRVDSSDPREVTFSRKDVSFDMPIDEVAQALPYTLRIEEGVAIDKDYEDKECPLYSIPKEWPVTIIDRPAITRPSFPTMHPHTTKSPTEPPRISTQTPIEPPSVECHDDNVDIGIPSDAADGDECFIHLSEESFIVTSQNNIRVPYKFCCSTTCYE